The sequence below is a genomic window from Lolium perenne isolate Kyuss_39 chromosome 4, Kyuss_2.0, whole genome shotgun sequence.
CAGAGCTCGGTGGGCCGCCATGTTCTCTAGCAGCTACTGCCGCAGCACCTCGTTGGCGGCATCCTCGACCTTCTTGAGCGTCTCGAATGACTCGACTGAAGCCCTCAGCTCCGTCGCCTTCTCTTCCGGGTCAGGCCCGTCATAGTCCCACTCAAAGTCGGAGTCGTCGGAGGCGTCCTATGCGGCTGCCGCCTCCCTGTGGCGTTCTTGCTCCGCGTCGAACTCCGCGTGGGCCACCCGCTCCTACTCTGCATCCTGTTCCGCGTCAGCCATGAACTTTGCGTCCATGGCCGCATCGATGACGTTGTCTGCGCTATCGTCGTTCTTCTCGTCGGAGCTATcggccgggggaggtggagtcggaggtggAGACGTTGTAGCCTGGCCGTGTCCACTTCTACTCATGGCAAAGGTGGAGGACAAGCGCGAGGCGGCGCcacggtggaggttgtgcggcatctagggtttgtgtgtgaggagATGAGATGAGGCAGCCGAGCGCGCGCCCCTCTTTATATACGTCGGAGGTAGCCGAGGGGCGcgacacgcgtggcatcgccattaacttCGATGCCAGAGGTGgggggcggccgctcggcaggcgagacatcgccattaacgtggcgcagacgtCGAAGCGACGCCTCGTTGCCAGTACTAGCGCCGGGTCGCTACCATGCGGGTCCGATGAAACGTCCGCCCAGACGCGAGCGGTCACGCGGAGCAACCGCGCAACCTCCGCATAGACGCATCCGAGACGCATTTTTGAAACACATTTACGTCTCCGCGGACAGCCCGATCACTATGCGTCTGGCCACTGGGCCTAATTACACACGcattttcgaccgcggtcctaaaCGGTGGCTCCCCCAAGTGCTCATGCACTGTCATCTGGGAGGTGCTATACACTGACCGGGCTGGTGCGGATGGGGTGCCGCACACCCCCCGACCTAGCGGTTGCGTAGTGGGCCGAGGCCCATCAGGtaatttcattttttattttcttATTCTTTTCTGTTTACATATTTTCATTTTTAAAAGGAAGAAATATTTTAAAATCCGTTTATTTTAAAATCCGAATGTTTTAATTTTAggattttttaaaaaatatatttcaaaaaaatgttcaatttttttccagaatataaacatttttagagattttttttaaaatttgaacatgaacatattttaaatttgaacatttttcgaatttgaacatttttcgaatacAATTTTTTTTTCTAATACGAACAATTTttcaattttgaacattttttagatttgaacatttttcaaatttaaacattttttagttttgaacaattttaaaatttgacagttttcaaaattgaacatttttaaatttgaaagaaaaaggaaaaacaaaacagaaaacagaaaacaggaaaaagaaacaaaaaaagaaagagaaaataataaaacagtaaacgaaaaaagaagaaaaagcttAAATGGGCCGGGCCCTATACCCGATCAGAGGTGTGCGGCATGCCGTAGGCGCCGACCTGATCGGTCTATAGGATTTGCCCTGTCATCTTGACTCCTCTAATGTGCTCAGGCACTGTCACCACTTTTGGCTAGCCAGATAATTGAAGTCCACATCACCTTCTCCCTCCCCCGGCCGCTACGCCGGCCGCCACCGCCGCAGATCTAGGGCTTCCCCGCTCGACTCCGACCGCCGCCACCGCGACCCCAAGCCCTCCGACGACAACGGAATGATGAAGTCTGGAAAGGTCGACGACCGTCCTCCCCGACCCGCTAGGGTTTCTAATGGGGAAGAGGAAAATCACCGCAGGACGAGGCGCTCTAGGGCTTCTGACGACGAGAAGGAGGATGACCGCCGGCGGAGGCGCGCTAGAGCTTCTGACGACGAGAGGTATGACCACCGCAGCAAGCGCGACCGCGACCGCGGCCGCCACCACCGGGACAGCCGGCGCCGCCGGAGCCCCAGCTCTGATTCGGGATCCTCCCCTAATGGCCGCCACAGCCGACGCCGCCGTGATGGGAGCTCGAGGCGGCGGGCTGAGGACCGGGGCAGGGAAGAGCGCCGGACGAGCCCAGAGAGGAAGGAACCGACGCCACCattgccaccgccaccgccattgccggagatgattcccgggcGCACGGGAGGTGTCTACATCCCGCCTTTCCGCATGGCACAGATGTTGCGGGATGTGGAAGATAAGGCGAGCCCTGAGTATCAGCGGCTCACATGGGACGCTCTCAAGAAGAGTATCAATGGTCTGGTTAATAAGGTGAATGGCACTAACATCAAGAATTTAGTTCCCGAGCTGTTAGCTGAGAACCTGGTTCGTGGGCGTGGACTCTTCTGCCAGTCATGCATCAAGTCGCAGATGGCCTCACCGGGCTTCACTGATGTGTTCGCTGCGCTTGTTGCAGTTGTGAATACTAAGTTCCCTGAGATCGGCCGTTTGCTTCTTGTTCGCGTTATGCTCCAGCTCAAAAGGGCATATAAGAGAAATGACAAGGTAAAGTTAtctcttcctttcttcttcctttCAACCTTTTCATGTTAAAATTGTATTCACTGGCTTGAATATGACTTACGGAAATACTTGACTTCATTTCTACATTATGTTCTTGTATGTATAATATTACACCCCAGCCATTGGGATGAGCTATTTTGATTATCCTAGACTCCTAGTATGGAAGAGGAACAACGTTGGTTACTGCAGTTGCAACCAAACCCATTATGAAATGATAGTGCAATTTCTAGTCTTTGTCGTCCTTTATTATTTACAAAGGGTGAGCTTTTACTTGTTAAGGATTTAACTATAACATTAACAGTTGGTTATGGATGGGCTTATGAACCCAAATCATACGCTGTGTCCACAGTTACATAGGGTAAACCTCTAGTTTGCATTCAGGATTCAAGTATAAGAAATTATGAAAAAGTTTGATGATGGGGTTTTATGCACCCAGGTGTTGCCTTACATGTACAGAAGATGAACATTTACTTAATTTCAGAATCCTATTATCCGAGTACAAGACTTACTGTAAATTGTTGTAGAGTTGGGACATGTGATCCTGCTGATATTTGTATTGCGTGCACTTCAgttttgaatttctgcacaaaatgcTTACAACTGCTCTTGTTGGTTGCAGCCCCAATTGCTTGCAGCAACCAAGTTCATAGCACACTTGGTTAATCAGGTAGTTGTGCATGAGGTCGTGGCACTGGAGCTTCTTGCTGTACTTCTGGAGAATCCAACTGATGATAGCGTCGAGGTGCATAGCTTGGTTCACTTTTCCTTTTCTCGCGTGCATAGCTTGGTTCACTTTTCCTTTTCTCATGTGCATACGCCTTTGTATGTAGTACCGATATTGTGAACATATGTCTGAAGCATGGTCATGTGTCTCTGACAGGTGGCAGTGGGGTTTGTGAAGGAATGTGGAGCAATACTGCAGGACTTAACTCCTCAAGGACTTCATGGTGAGTTAAAatgagtactccctccgtcccataaaggatgtcttagatttgtctattttcttttccaaatttagataaacctAAGACATCTTtgatgggatggagggagtatttattTTAACACATGGCTTTCTGAACCTGTTAGCTTACACCTTTTTGTGTACCATATATTTTTGGTTTGAGACATTGCCATTGTGCTATCAGTATTGTGACATAGGTGGTATAAATTATGCATCAGCTCTATTTGACACCTAGAGGATTTTAGCTTGAAAATGTCATGTTTGTGCATTTAGGTCAAACCTGTAAGATGATTCACTTCAGGATACATTGTTCTGGATCTTGCTCTTCTggaaaatattttcttcatttgatGTGCTGACACCTAAATATTTAGCGGGTACAATTTCTTGAGGTTGGACATGTTGCAAACCTAGAAACAACATTAGGCCTTTTCAATTTCAGTACAGATGTGTTCCATTTATGCAGATGCATTGGCTCTGGATTTGTTGTTTTCACGGTTAATTGCAAATCTAGTCGAAAAATTGTGATAATATGTTCttccaagttttttttttgtgtcaGTCAGTTGTTTCCTGCGCACTTGCACTTCAGGTGCACTTCAATATTTTTGCAAATTTTgttgagatgtatgttaattgTTTATTTTTGTAACTGGCGGATTAACCACACAAGTTATGCATGTCTGCAAATTTATGATGAGTGTCAATGCAATAACTGTATAGTAGGTAAAATAGATGCTCAAGAGTCAACACTCAGAACTCATGAATTATAAACTTCTCCACTACCGAATCTACCACTTTTTTGTGTAGTGGAGACTTGTATCCCTTTCCCATatgcatttcttgtttttgttgggTCTTTGACTCATTTATGACTTCGAAAAATCTGAAAAGCATCTGTTTCTCTTGGTTGTGTTGACTCTTGATTACTTCTCAAAACTGAAAAGCCCTCTGTTATGGGAACTGAACTAATTTATGGTTTCAGGCTTTAATTTTAGAATTTCAAGCTAGTGAAGGATATAATTAGTCAAATGCCCTTAATGCTTATAAGTTTCAATCTTAACAAAATGGAAAAATAATTTGATGGATGAAGTGAGACTAGAGTGCAGTGCTCTTGGAGCGTGCCACATTTTTTTATCGTCCTCGTAGTACATGCGAAATTTATCTATTAAAACTAAAATAATGAATCTTAATATTAATGTTTTACTAATGAATACAATTTCAATTCCTTGAAACTATTAACTATACCATTTTCCATATTTCTTGTGATTGAATTGTTTCAAAATCCATCTTAAATTCGTGGTGATATATTTTATCTCCTTGATGCTTTGTATTAGTAGTTTCCACCTTTATTTGTTTTAGTTCCCAATTGTTTCTCAACCCTCACTCTATTTATGCAGCTATGTTTGAAAGATTTCGAGGCATTCTTCATGAAGGTGAAATAGATAAGCGTGTGCAGTTTCTCATTGAAGGCCTTTTTGCTATTAGAAAGGCTAAATTTCAGGTAAATTCATTGTTGTCCTAGCTGGTTCCTTTTTTTTGCATGCACATAACAAATTATGACTATATGGTTTCCTTGCCTTTCTAAAGGGTTTCCCGGCCATCCGTCCAGAATTGGATCTTGTGGAGCAGGAGGACCAATGTACTCATGATATGTCCTTTGAAACTGAGCTAGACCCTGAGACTAACCTAAGTAAGTTTTTTTTGCTTCCTTCAAGGGCATGGTGCTCTGTTACTTTCAGGACATGAGTGAAGAAACTTACACTTTTTTAAGGCAAAGCGCTGATTTTTTTCAACGTGCAGATGTTTTCAGAGTAAACCCGAACTTCGTTGAAGATGAAAAGGCTTATGAGAGCCTAAAGAAAAGTATCCTCGGAGATGAAATggaggaagatgaagaagggtCTGATGATGCTTCTGATGACGAGGATGAAGAGGAATCTGATGATGAAGAACAGATGGAGATAAGAGATAAAACTGAGACCAATCTTATCAACCTTCGGAGAACCATATATTTGACAATCATGTCCAGTGTTGATTTTGAGGAAGCTGGTCACAAGCTTTTAAAGATTAAACTTGAGCCTGGTCAAGAGGTAAGCACTGTACTTAACCTAATTTTTGTATCTAATGTTGACAAGTCACCTGTTGATTGCCTTGTTTATGTGGTTTCTATTGTTTCCAGCTATACAAAGCCTTCAGATTCAAATACATGCATTTTGTAATCAACAGTAATACTAGGTTCGGTACCTGATTTTGACTCGTTTACCAGCTTCAGTACAACTTCTGTGTGATCCTTTTTATGCTCCTACTTTCAGCTGTGACAGTTTAGATCCTCAAATACATGATCCTATTAGGGGGAATTGTTACGAAAATACGAAATAGTGCTGAGACCACATGCATTTGGGTAGTTTTTTTGGTGCTGGACGTGCGAAGAAAATTGTATGCATTGTGGGTGGTCAATGCATCACCTACCTATGGTTTACGCACCTTTCATTTTGTGGAGTCTTAACTCTGTTGGTTACAGTGAAATGTTGAAAAGAAATTCTACTTTTATTTAATGGAGTTATTCAGGCTTACCATTGTAATATAATTGATAAAACTCCATATTATTCTCAAGTTCTAGACTTCTAGGCATGATTCTTTTGAACTGTTCCTCTGTACTACACACTAGCAATTACACTAAAAGGTAAACACAACCAATAGTGTGACTGGGTAGCATGGCATAGCTTTGTGTCTGGCCATGGGCAGCCTGGCCTGAAAATCCTGGCCTTGGGCCTAGAATTGTTGGCCCGATGGCCAGGCTGGGCTGTGCCTGGGTAGCCCGGAAACACGATTTAACGAAGTGGCCCGGCCTGCTGGCCCCACAGGCTTTTTTGTCTGGGCCGGGCCTGGGCCTAGCTTTCCTGCCTCGGGCTTTTCTTGACCTGGCCTGAAGCCCAGCCCGACATATGCCCAGGTTTACATAGCGTTCACAGCAAAAAATAAATAGAGATTACTTGTTCTTTCCCTCCATGCTTAATTAAATCAGGGGGAGTCCTTCCATTTATAGAAAGTTCATGATTAACCTGAGTGGTCTGTCAAGCTTTTGGATTAAAAAAGGTCACTTCTGGAACTAACATTTGTCTGTGTTTAGTTGTTTCTTAAGTGATCAATGTATGCGTTAAATTGATTCATCAGAACTTACCTCAGGGCTAAGTTATTTCTCCTTATTGTTTAGATTGTTAGGTCTTCCAGAATGTCTAGAATTAATGATTTGTACTGAAATGTTTGTAAACCTCTGAAAATCTTTGAAGCAAAACAATACGCTGCTGGGTTGGTGCTAGGTTGTACTCAGTAACATTTCCAAGAGCAACAAATTCAGTGCTGAAGAAGCTTCTTTATGTCAAGAATTCAAAACTAACATGCTTAATGCCGAACTCTTTTTCTGAATGTACATGTACTCAAATTGATCTGTTCTGTTTTTTTCAGAATACTATTGTCTGGAGTTTCTTTTTTTGCATCCTGTATTTTATTCATGTCTTCTATTTATCGCTTGTTGCTGAACTGCAAAAGATGGTATTCGCCCTAAAGCTAAATCTGTGGTTTCATTTGACAGATGGAGCTGAACATCATGCTTCTCGAGTGTTGCAGTCAAGAGAGAACTTACCTTCGATATTATGGCTTATTAGGACAACGGTTTTGCATGATCAATAAAGTTTTTCAAGAGAACTTTGAAAAATGCTTTGTGCAACAGTATTCGATGATACATCGTCTCGAAACAAATAAGTTGAGGAATGTGGCCAAGTTTTTCGCACATTTGTTGGGGACTGACGCCCTTCCTTGGCATGTTTTGGCTTACATCAGGTTGACAGAGGAAGACACCACATCGTCTTCCCGAATTTTTATAAAGATTCTTTTCCAGGTATGTTGTGAATGTGTCACTTAACTTTTACTACATGACAATATATTCTTCACAATATCAGACCATTGAACTACTTGCTTCATTTGCAGGAACTGTCAGAACATCTGGGTATACGCTTACTTAATGAGAGACTTAATGATCCGAACATGCAAGATTCCTTCGAGTCTGTCTTCCCGAGAGATCATCCGAAGAATACTAGATTCTCCATAAATTTCTTCACCTCAATCGGTCTTGGGGGTATCACAGAGAGCCTGCGCGAGTACCTGAAGAACATGCCCCGGTTTATAATGCAGCAACAGAAGCCTGCGTCATCTGAGTCGGAATCAGGTGGAGAAAGCTCTGATTCAGGATCTAGTTCCGAGTCAGAATCAAGCTCCGATGAGAGTGGCAAGaaacggagcaagagaaagaAGAGGAGCTAAGTACAACTTCGCCCGTGCTTACTGGCTGCAACTGTATCGTCAGTTTTGTTTAGATCAGCTGCCTAGTTGGATCATTGTGTGCGCATGTGTACTGTCAGATCTAGCTGTTGTTGCCTGTTACAGTCAGGAATCAAGCGTAATCAGAAGCATTAGATGGTCTTGATGATGTGGCGTGACTTGTCAAGGCAACAAAAGCCACTATGATCATAATGCAGACAGTTTTTCTTCATAAAATTTTAGACAGTGTGAGTCTTGTATCTGAAGTTTGTTACTTTACCGGTCTATATGTTTGTTACAGCACTGGAATAATTTGTCTGTTTTAAAGAGGTTCTGAAACTCTTGATACCTGAATGAATAGATTTTTGATTCTTCGAAACTTATTTTGCCAAACCGAGGATGGAGACAGATATAGTGAAATTCAGGTTAGCCAAGTCAACTTTACCTTTCAAGCTTCATGGGAATTGGGAAACAATAAATCTGACCACCCTTTGGCCTTTGCAAACATGAAGGGTGGCCGTAGTTGGCGGACGGAGCAATGGAATTAGAGGAATCAGGTGCAGCAGCTGCTCTTTTAAGTTGGCAAGTGATATGAGTTGTACTTCGTCCCGAACCACCAGATGATATGCCATGCATGCTTCTTGCCGTGTTATGTGCATTAAGTATTCTCTTAAATAAAAAAAGGATAACACATGTAGTACCAGCGTCGATTCCTCCATAACTCATACACCCTGCTTTCCCTCCCCCAATATTACAGACAGTGGCCGGCGCGAGTTCTCCTTGCACATAGACAACTCTTCATGTTTCAGGATATGCATGAATCTTCACGTTGGCCTTGCTGGAGCGCCTCAGCAGAATCTTGAGGTCGTCAATCCAATCGACCCTATACTTGGTGTAGTAGATCTCGACGTCTTTGAGGAAATCCAAGCTGAGCTTCCGCTTCCTCCACTTCAGTTGTCTCTTGCATGGGCAGTATGTCTTTTTTGGAACAGATAAGGACCCGAAGGCCCGAGAAGCTGCATTAAACCGAGTCAGTTACATACCAATTTACACACAGGACTCCAAAAAATAGGAAAATTACAACTGCATCCTGAAAATAAGCACAGCGGACCCTAAACCTAAACTGGAAAGGGAAAAAACGATCTTGCAAGGTCCCACCTGCCTTCGACAAGGTCTTGCAAGAGGTGGTGCCCCCAGGTGAGCAGCAGCAAGCCCAAGCACAGCCTAGCAATGACATGATGATGGTGGAGGtggctttgccatcttcatcaccggttCAAGTGCAGTTTGAAGGCGACTCAAGATGTGTTGAAAGGCGGAGTGGTCGTCTAGACAagaagaacaaagattgcaacatCCCAATTACCAAGCGTGCTGAATATAGGTTGGCGGAATCCTTTGGAGATCCTCCAAAGGGGCCAGCCCCTAAGAAAGGCTCCGCGGAAGACGTGCAAGAAAAGATGAAGACGCTTCTGCGGTTGTGCAAGAAGCATGTCTCACCTCTGGATACACAGGCTACTCATGAGTTGATCTTGGCTAATGTCTAGTTGATGTCTTCCTTTGGTTAGGCGCAAGTGCTCTCCTTGTTGCAAGAGTTCTCTTGAGGTCTCCGAGGACTGTCTTGGTTGGGTATGTAGTGTTTACAATGACCCTTGGCCTTGGGACACTTATATCTCGATCAGATGATGTCCCATAAACTCTAGTTGAGTGTGGGTGTGGTTTTCGCCGGCTTCCCTTAATTAACCGTGTGTTGTATGATTTTCAGGTCCGGTTTCCCTTATTAAATTGACCATTTTCACTCTTCCTATAATGCATTGCGGGAGCTCCCCGCCCTCTTGACAAGGTTCCGTAAAAAAAACGATTAGGTCCTTGGTCACCGCCATTGTTGGAGCTCCACTGTCGACCATCATCCGCACCTCCGGGGACTACGCCACTTGGAGTGCTGACGATGTGCGCTGTCGACAAAGAGCCGGGGAAGGGCCTCCAAGCAAGAGGTATAGCTCGACGAGGGTCGCCAATCGACCTGGATAAACAGGGGCGAGGCAAAGGACGCCAGCTGATGTCCCCTGTTGATGAGCTCGTTGGAGAAGACGCCTCTTCAGCGGCGTTGGAGCTAACCGTGCATCGATGGCCAAGATATGGGTAGAACACGCTTCTACAGCTTCATCGCACCACTTCGGCATCAGAGACCAAGCCCTTGTCGATGCAGCTACCGCATGGTTATTCCTCCATCCCTCGCCTCCTTGGCCGTCCGAGAGAAGAACCAGAGCTGCGAAACTGCAGCAAAGGAGCTGGAGGCGCTTATTGGAAGATCCCAACCTGCAAACCTTCTCCCCCGTCTTCCTCCATGGAAACTCGTCAAAGAATCTTGAGGCCATCCATCCAGCAGCGCACCAGACCGCCAAGATGGAAGAGTTCGAGGCCTTATTTATGGAGATGCAAGGCTGCAGCTCCCCCGCTTTCCTCCACTCAGGGAAAAAACAAAGAACACCCAATCCATGGCGCGCCAGATCTGGCCAGGCTCCAGCGACCTACTCCGAGGGTACCTTTTCGATATCGCATCCGTTACTGCATTACTACATGGATAGATCTTGGGCGCATGAGGGTTTGCTTATagttagaatttttttgttttctgccTCGCGACCCAaccgtggtatcagagccaatctATGCATAGTATGTTTGTACGGATAGAACGCATGTGCTACATGCGGGCATCGATTCTATAATTGTTACCCTCTCACGTGTACTTTTCTACTACTGCGGCGTGTTTAAGTGAGACCGGTTCCGTACTTGACACATGGCTTGTACCATGTACGCGGATAGGGGAGTGATAGTCTCTCTTACTTTAGCGGTGTGGCATTTGCAACGGAGGGCCTCAATAGGGGTGTAGTAGAGATAATTATCTAATTGGTGTTGTGATTGTATGCTCGTAGGTTATGAACCGTTCTTCTCACATGAGCCTAACAACCACGTAAAATTTGCAACTAATAAAGTTATGGTCATGGTGTTCACTATCTTTGTTGCAAGGGGGCTTGTAACATGTTATGGTCATGGTGTTTACTAGTTGTTACTAAGTTGTAGTGATAATCTATCGCCATGATGATCAATCAACTGGAGACGCCATAAAGTGGGCGCCACTCCAGAGCATGTGATAATGATCTAGGTGCGTAGATGATTCACCCATGACATATCAACTAATACATTTGATTTATGGGCTGTTTGGTTTGTGCCCAAGCTAGCCACGCCAATTCATGGGCGAGCCAATATTTTGGCGATGGGTTTGCCCGCCCCAGTTTTGCCAATCGCGTGGGCGTAGAATCTGAACTGCTGACCAATTTTTTGGCGTGGCTCTTGAAAGTTGGCATCAATCGAAATGCTATCCCATGCAACCGGTCAACACCAATTTTTTGGTAGGGTAAGCACCGGCCACATTCCAAACATACCCTTATATAGCCACATAGCATCTTGTTTAGTTGCTACTGCATGTTAGCCACATTAAACAAAGCTCTAAATAAGATGACCTGAATTAAACATAAAATTAGTGTTCATCCTTAGGAGTGCACCACAATAGATTGCTTACTGTAATGAAGCGGGATGTGATGATCGGACGCTATACATTAACGACATTCATGTACCGTGGGTGTAAGCCACGTTGCACACGCAAATACTAATGAGTGATTTGCGAGCCTAGTATGTATAGACATGGCCTCGAGAATACAAGATGATCGAAAGATCGAGCATGAGTTACATGAATGATGtgatcgacatgattatccacggTTGAAGCTATGTCGTTAGTTGTGATGATCGGACAACATAGTGGATTGGGATCGTGTAATCACCCAAAGCATTCTTAGGGATACCGTCTTCTAGTACGAGCTCATCAATTAATTTGATTAAAACTTGAACTCATAATAATTTTGAATTTAGTCTTATTGTCTTTGCAACTATATTTATAGATCATGGTATCTCTAGAATTTCCAGAAGTCTAGTTTGATGATAATCACTTTTTCGCATGGGAAAACCCCTTAAGAGTGATGGGTCAAACTTCATAGATTGGTACTTCCGCCTCAGAAGTGTGTTGTGGCAGAATAGTGTACTTTATGTTCCAAAGGAATTGCTGGAAGATAAAGCTAATTTTATCGCATGCACGGAGGAGAAGAATTTCTACCTCCGTGATTTGTTCATCTATGGCATGATTTGTTCATCTATTTAAATATACAATTAAATAGAGAAATATCCCTCTTTAGTTTTCTTCTCCGTGCGGTACGTGGGAGGGAGACAACTCCACCCGGTACGCGGGAGCACTGCTGGGCTCCAGATCCAGAAGATCTACTTTCGTAACTTCGCTCGATCGGAGCCGGGAGCGTCTTTGAGCACCGTACGTTTGCGAAACTACGAGGTGCTACACCTGTGGCACTCGACGTT
It includes:
- the LOC127296503 gene encoding uncharacterized protein codes for the protein MMKSGKVDDRPPRPARVSNGEEENHRRTRRSRASDDEKEDDRRRRRARASDDERYDHRSKRDRDRGRHHRDSRRRRSPSSDSGSSPNGRHSRRRRDGSSRRRAEDRGREERRTSPERKEPTPPLPPPPPLPEMIPGRTGGVYIPPFRMAQMLRDVEDKASPEYQRLTWDALKKSINGLVNKVNGTNIKNLVPELLAENLVRGRGLFCQSCIKSQMASPGFTDVFAALVAVVNTKFPEIGRLLLVRVMLQLKRAYKRNDKPQLLAATKFIAHLVNQVVVHEVVALELLAVLLENPTDDSVEVAVGFVKECGAILQDLTPQGLHAMFERFRGILHEGEIDKRVQFLIEGLFAIRKAKFQGFPAIRPELDLVEQEDQCTHDMSFETELDPETNLNVFRVNPNFVEDEKAYESLKKSILGDEMEEDEEGSDDASDDEDEEESDDEEQMEIRDKTETNLINLRRTIYLTIMSSVDFEEAGHKLLKIKLEPGQEMELNIMLLECCSQERTYLRYYGLLGQRFCMINKVFQENFEKCFVQQYSMIHRLETNKLRNVAKFFAHLLGTDALPWHVLAYIRLTEEDTTSSSRIFIKILFQELSEHLGIRLLNERLNDPNMQDSFESVFPRDHPKNTRFSINFFTSIGLGGITESLREYLKNMPRFIMQQQKPASSESESGGESSDSGSSSESESSSDESGKKRSKRKKRS